The following coding sequences are from one Beggiatoa alba B18LD window:
- a CDS encoding sensor histidine kinase, with amino-acid sequence MSIKYKLSLAFLVIAFVTASSTTLFSILYFSRILTTEAQNSVDYLAESVAQDNVLQALVVLNIQNKINSYLEELVQTKRLHHIVITDTSGNELGKAGNTAEPSGFVEATYPIKKTSKYKLSMSGYEHDVIVGNLTIGLSTARYDQITTEAVLNLLMIMLLCILGALGINYILSYNIIKLEVKAEEANRNLIEKNSELEAFAHTVAHDLKNPINAIIGFAELGLEEIEDIAETDPRREILNKSFEIIIKSSKKSVEIIHSLLLLATVEKQNIQRNIINMHDVLKSVENRLAPMIAQFHGRLLMPEQFPLVLGYADWIEEIWMNYLTNGLKYGGQPPVLEIGATLLEGNFVEFWVQDNGHGMSPEETAKLFRQFSRLERDRQRNEGHGLGLSIVRRITDKLGGHAGVTSRQGEGSRFYFTLPLATK; translated from the coding sequence ATGAGTATAAAATATAAGCTGTCATTGGCTTTTTTAGTGATAGCCTTTGTAACAGCAAGTTCAACAACCTTATTTTCTATTTTGTATTTTTCGCGGATTTTAACGACGGAAGCGCAAAATTCCGTCGATTATTTAGCAGAAAGTGTTGCACAGGATAATGTTTTACAAGCATTAGTTGTGCTCAATATACAAAATAAGATTAATAGTTATTTAGAGGAGTTAGTACAGACTAAACGCTTACATCATATTGTTATTACAGATACATCTGGTAATGAATTGGGGAAAGCGGGTAATACAGCAGAACCATCAGGATTTGTAGAAGCAACTTATCCAATTAAAAAAACAAGTAAATATAAATTATCCATGTCTGGCTATGAACATGATGTGATTGTGGGTAATTTGACCATTGGTTTATCAACTGCACGTTATGACCAAATTACAACCGAAGCGGTTTTAAATTTATTGATGATTATGTTGTTGTGTATTTTGGGCGCGCTGGGGATAAACTACATATTATCATATAATATCATTAAGTTAGAAGTTAAGGCTGAAGAAGCTAATCGTAACTTAATAGAAAAAAACAGCGAGTTAGAGGCATTTGCGCATACCGTCGCGCATGATTTAAAAAATCCGATTAATGCAATCATCGGCTTTGCAGAGTTAGGACTTGAGGAAATTGAAGATATTGCCGAAACAGACCCTCGTCGAGAGATTTTGAACAAATCGTTTGAAATTATTATTAAATCCTCTAAGAAATCCGTCGAGATTATTCACTCTCTCTTATTGTTAGCAACGGTCGAAAAGCAGAATATACAGCGGAATATCATTAATATGCATGATGTGCTTAAATCTGTTGAGAATCGACTAGCCCCCATGATTGCGCAATTTCATGGGCGTTTACTCATGCCTGAACAGTTCCCCTTAGTTTTAGGGTATGCCGATTGGATTGAAGAAATTTGGATGAATTATCTCACGAATGGGTTGAAATATGGCGGACAACCGCCTGTGTTAGAAATTGGCGCGACCTTGCTTGAAGGGAATTTTGTCGAGTTTTGGGTACAAGATAACGGGCATGGGATGTCTCCTGAAGAAACCGCGAAATTATTTCGCCAATTTTCTCGATTAGAACGAGATAGGCAACGAAATGAAGGGCACGGCTTGGGTTTATCAATTGTGCGACGAATTACCGATAAATTAGGTGGTCATGCAGGAGTGACAAGTCGACAAGGGGAAGGCAGTCGCTTTTATTTCACCTTACCTTTAGCCACAAAGTAA
- a CDS encoding ABC transporter substrate-binding protein, giving the protein MLALSIKNIVTIACLCVWVSVSVAAETGVSITGKKVFYVDSYHVGYEWSDGIMQGIQQVLKAEGSEIILQTFYMDTKRGEPDDAAIQAIALRVREEITKFNPDVLIACDDSAVKFLIKPYYKDADLPVVFCGINWDAGIYGLPYKNTTGMIEISLINEIIAHISKYARGSKIGYLAGINNSPKNIEYAKKLFNINYDKVYIVSSVDEWKAYFRRLQDEVDMVIFGNFSNLEGINKDDILKFVLENQKIPTGTDLPWHSEHTLITFAKSPEEQGQWATQTALDILKGKNPSDIPIMHNAKGKLYINLKLGNQLRIAFAPALLKMATIIK; this is encoded by the coding sequence ATGTTAGCTCTTTCAATAAAAAACATTGTTACGATTGCTTGTTTATGCGTTTGGGTCAGCGTGAGCGTTGCAGCAGAAACAGGCGTGAGTATCACGGGTAAAAAGGTGTTTTATGTCGATTCCTATCATGTTGGTTATGAATGGAGTGATGGCATTATGCAAGGTATTCAACAGGTTTTAAAGGCTGAAGGTTCTGAGATTATCTTGCAAACATTTTATATGGATACAAAGCGCGGTGAGCCTGATGATGCCGCGATTCAAGCAATTGCTTTACGAGTACGTGAGGAAATTACAAAGTTTAATCCTGATGTCTTAATTGCTTGTGATGATAGTGCCGTTAAGTTTTTAATTAAGCCTTATTATAAAGACGCTGATTTACCAGTTGTTTTTTGCGGTATTAATTGGGATGCGGGCATTTACGGCTTACCGTATAAAAACACCACGGGCATGATAGAAATCTCTTTGATTAATGAAATTATTGCGCATATTAGCAAATACGCACGTGGCAGCAAAATTGGTTATTTAGCAGGGATTAATAACTCCCCTAAAAATATCGAGTATGCAAAAAAATTGTTTAATATCAATTATGACAAAGTGTACATCGTCAGTAGTGTTGATGAATGGAAAGCATATTTTAGACGGCTACAAGATGAAGTTGATATGGTTATTTTTGGAAATTTCAGCAATCTTGAAGGGATAAACAAGGATGATATTTTAAAATTTGTTTTGGAAAATCAAAAAATTCCAACGGGCACAGATTTACCTTGGCATTCTGAACACACGTTGATTACTTTTGCTAAATCACCAGAAGAACAAGGACAATGGGCAACACAAACTGCCTTAGACATTTTAAAAGGTAAGAATCCGAGTGATATTCCTATTATGCATAATGCAAAAGGAAAATTGTACATTAACCTGAAGTTAGGGAATCAATTACGCATTGCATTTGCGCCAGCTTTATTAAAGATGGCAACTATTATCAAATAG
- the kdsB gene encoding 3-deoxy-manno-octulosonate cytidylyltransferase has translation MSFSVIIPARYASSRLPAKALADIAGQPMIWHVYQNAKKSGAKRVVIATDDARIAEVCRAFGAEVYMTATTHQSGTDRVAEAARLMGLAVDEILVNVQGDEPLLPAHLIRQVAETLENQPQADMATACEAIQDWQSVFNPNHVKVVMDAQHFALYFSRAPIPFWRDGFTGTTIPNTPLSETEAYFRHIGIYAYRMGYLQQYTTFPVCALEQAEALEQLRVLFQGGKIVVTQTQGFIGIGVDTVDDLAKVRALMTATALV, from the coding sequence ATGTCTTTTTCTGTCATTATCCCTGCCCGTTATGCCTCTAGTCGTTTACCTGCGAAAGCATTAGCCGACATTGCAGGACAACCCATGATTTGGCATGTTTATCAAAATGCAAAAAAAAGTGGAGCTAAACGTGTTGTGATTGCGACGGATGACGCACGGATTGCAGAAGTCTGTCGGGCGTTTGGTGCAGAAGTTTATATGACGGCAACCACGCATCAGTCTGGCACTGACCGTGTTGCGGAAGCGGCGCGGTTAATGGGGTTAGCTGTGGATGAAATTCTGGTAAACGTTCAAGGTGATGAACCATTATTACCCGCTCATTTAATCCGTCAGGTGGCAGAAACCTTAGAAAATCAACCACAAGCAGACATGGCGACAGCGTGCGAAGCTATTCAAGATTGGCAAAGCGTGTTTAATCCAAATCATGTAAAAGTTGTCATGGATGCCCAGCATTTTGCCTTGTACTTTAGTCGCGCTCCAATCCCTTTTTGGCGTGATGGCTTTACAGGAACGACAATACCCAATACGCCCTTATCTGAGACAGAGGCTTATTTCCGTCATATTGGAATTTATGCGTATCGCATGGGATATTTACAGCAATATACAACTTTTCCTGTGTGTGCTTTAGAACAAGCAGAGGCATTAGAGCAATTGCGGGTTTTATTCCAAGGTGGAAAAATTGTGGTTACGCAAACGCAGGGATTTATTGGTATAGGAGTAGATACGGTTGATGATTTAGCGAAAGTGCGGGCGTTAATGACAGCGACAGCATTAGTTTAG
- a CDS encoding LysM peptidoglycan-binding domain-containing protein has translation MLLENQVKSLIVVCGLSLAFLGGCSSTKEADVPPSAPKTEVPAPVVETPAPAPAPEPMPPVVETPAPVEVTTETHTVVKGDTVYNIAKRYGRTVTEIARWNSIKSPYTIKIGQVLKVAP, from the coding sequence ATGTTATTAGAAAATCAAGTGAAAAGTCTCATTGTTGTTTGTGGACTTTCCTTAGCCTTCTTAGGTGGTTGTTCTTCTACCAAAGAAGCAGATGTTCCTCCCTCCGCGCCTAAAACTGAAGTACCTGCCCCTGTGGTTGAAACACCTGCTCCAGCACCAGCACCCGAGCCTATGCCTCCAGTGGTTGAAACACCTGCGCCTGTTGAAGTAACCACTGAAACCCATACCGTTGTGAAGGGTGACACTGTTTATAACATTGCTAAACGTTATGGTCGCACCGTTACCGAAATTGCGCGTTGGAATAGTATCAAATCACCTTATACCATCAAAATTGGTCAAGTGTTGAAAGTTGCTCCCTAA
- a CDS encoding J domain-containing protein, whose amino-acid sequence MIKNYYQILKVPRDASPDQIKRAAQSKAAEITEAYNILKDPKQRDLHDATLDEFDRRVRFIKQRNHLIYALIPLIGYFLMAVFIYYVPLELLHHIAETSVKEGTTINLIDKMTAILESYIPFIAVLLVAIGGLVAIWRFIWIRGEDPLP is encoded by the coding sequence ATGATAAAAAATTACTATCAAATTCTAAAAGTTCCCCGCGATGCGAGTCCAGACCAAATTAAACGCGCCGCACAAAGTAAAGCCGCCGAAATTACAGAAGCTTACAATATATTAAAAGACCCAAAACAGCGGGATTTACATGATGCAACATTAGACGAGTTTGATAGACGTGTCCGCTTTATCAAACAAAGAAATCATTTAATTTACGCACTGATTCCCCTGATTGGCTATTTTCTCATGGCAGTTTTTATCTATTACGTGCCTTTAGAATTACTACACCATATTGCAGAAACCAGTGTTAAAGAAGGAACAACGATTAATTTAATCGATAAAATGACCGCTATTTTAGAAAGCTATATCCCTTTTATTGCAGTGCTTTTAGTTGCAATTGGGGGATTAGTTGCCATTTGGCGATTTATTTGGATTCGTGGAGAAGACCCACTCCCATAA
- a CDS encoding ABC transporter substrate-binding protein codes for MLKAVSTYFLIISCLFGFLNVSHATENAINTAGKRIFYVDSYHEGYEWSDSIVHTVRDVLQDKAPQVELQVFYMDSKRGKPNEATLQATALKARDAITQFHPDVLIACDDNAVKYLVKPYYKDVDLPVLFCGVNWDAGIYELPYHNATGMLEISLLDELTKHLAQYAKGNRIGYLAESQDSPKNVQYAKKLFDINYEQVVLAKNIDEWKAAFLALQDKVDMLILGNFSAVEGLDKQALLTFILTHQKIPTGTEVPWIADYSLLAFAKLPEEQGEWVANTALDILQGQKIDSIPITRNSKGRLYINLKIGNQLRIAFAPALLKTATLIK; via the coding sequence ATGTTAAAAGCAGTCAGCACTTATTTTTTAATAATATCTTGTTTATTTGGCTTTTTAAATGTTAGCCATGCAACAGAGAACGCGATAAACACCGCAGGGAAGAGGATTTTTTATGTCGATTCGTATCATGAAGGATACGAATGGAGTGATAGCATCGTTCATACTGTTCGAGATGTCTTGCAGGACAAAGCTCCACAAGTTGAACTGCAAGTGTTTTATATGGATAGCAAGCGGGGCAAACCTAACGAAGCGACATTACAAGCAACGGCGTTAAAAGCACGTGATGCAATTACGCAATTTCATCCAGATGTCTTAATTGCCTGTGATGATAATGCCGTGAAATATTTGGTTAAACCTTATTATAAGGATGTTGATTTACCCGTTCTTTTTTGTGGGGTGAATTGGGACGCGGGTATTTATGAATTACCTTATCACAATGCAACAGGTATGTTAGAAATTTCATTGTTAGATGAACTGACTAAACATTTAGCACAGTATGCGAAAGGTAATCGCATTGGATATTTAGCAGAGTCTCAAGATTCCCCTAAAAATGTACAATACGCTAAAAAGCTATTTGATATCAATTATGAACAAGTCGTTTTAGCGAAGAATATCGATGAATGGAAAGCGGCCTTTTTAGCGTTGCAGGATAAAGTTGACATGTTGATTTTAGGTAACTTCAGCGCGGTGGAAGGCTTAGATAAACAGGCGTTATTAACTTTCATTTTAACGCATCAAAAAATTCCAACGGGTACGGAAGTACCATGGATAGCGGATTACAGCTTGCTAGCGTTTGCAAAATTGCCAGAAGAACAAGGGGAATGGGTAGCAAACACCGCATTGGATATTTTACAGGGACAGAAAATCGACTCGATCCCTATCACGCGGAATAGTAAGGGCAGGTTATATATCAATTTAAAAATCGGTAATCAATTACGCATTGCCTTTGCTCCTGCATTATTAAAAACAGCAACGCTAATTAAATAG
- the pdxH gene encoding pyridoxamine 5'-phosphate oxidase produces the protein MDTTAGLRKSDMNPNPFVQFDLWFKDAEKAHPNNPNAMTVVTAGKDAVPYARTILLKGFDEQGFVFFTNYESPKAQQLEDNPRATLLFYWSNLDRQVNIMGMVEKVSEEESDAYYHSRPRLSRIGAWASKQSQEIPNREWLDNRVDELNALYQDKDPPRPPHWGGYRVKPYRIEFWQQRPSRLHDRFKYSQLPDTTWQIVRLSP, from the coding sequence ATGGATACCACTGCTGGTTTACGCAAAAGTGATATGAACCCCAATCCTTTTGTTCAGTTTGATTTGTGGTTCAAAGATGCAGAAAAAGCTCATCCTAACAATCCCAATGCCATGACCGTTGTCACTGCGGGTAAAGATGCCGTGCCTTATGCGCGCACGATTTTGCTTAAGGGATTTGATGAGCAAGGCTTTGTCTTTTTTACCAATTATGAAAGCCCTAAAGCGCAACAATTAGAAGATAATCCACGCGCAACATTACTGTTCTATTGGTCTAATTTAGATAGACAAGTCAATATCATGGGAATGGTGGAAAAGGTTTCAGAAGAAGAGTCTGATGCCTATTATCATTCACGCCCCCGCTTAAGTCGCATCGGTGCGTGGGCATCAAAACAAAGCCAAGAGATTCCAAATCGGGAATGGTTAGATAATCGTGTGGATGAATTAAACGCGCTTTATCAAGATAAAGACCCACCGCGTCCCCCACATTGGGGCGGATATCGTGTGAAACCTTATCGGATAGAGTTTTGGCAACAACGCCCAAGCCGTTTGCATGACCGTTTTAAATACTCACAATTGCCAGATACAACTTGGCAAATCGTGCGCCTTTCTCCGTAA
- a CDS encoding ADP-ribosylglycohydrolase family protein, with amino-acid sequence MDNTCLKRYTGCLLGLAVGDALGTSVEFQTPYHFTPITDMLGGGVFELEAGQWTDDTSMALCLADSLITTQAFDPVDQMERYLLWYRQGYLSSTTQCFDIGNTVLQALQTFEKTREPYCGIDGVFAAGNGSLMRLAPISLFYANSPALAIEYAAASSRTTHASRIAVDACRFFAGLLVGALRGEAKQRLLSPRYSPIPHYWDEHPLCPEIEAIACGSYQHKNPPPPEVIAHWSKFDLQTYIRGTGFVVNALEAALWAFYHTDNYTDGVLKAVNLGDDADTTGAIYGQLSGAFYGEDAIRADWLAKLAQRGRIVEYAKQLAMLADTHPV; translated from the coding sequence ATGGATAATACCTGTTTAAAACGTTATACAGGCTGTTTATTAGGGCTTGCTGTTGGGGATGCGCTGGGAACTAGCGTAGAGTTTCAAACGCCTTATCATTTTACGCCTATAACGGATATGTTAGGCGGTGGCGTTTTTGAGTTGGAAGCAGGACAATGGACGGATGACACATCTATGGCGTTGTGTTTGGCGGATAGTTTAATTACAACTCAAGCCTTTGACCCTGTTGACCAAATGGAACGTTATTTGCTGTGGTATCGCCAAGGATATTTAAGCAGTACGACACAATGTTTTGATATTGGTAATACGGTTTTACAAGCCTTACAAACCTTCGAAAAAACACGCGAGCCTTATTGTGGTATTGATGGTGTGTTTGCTGCGGGTAATGGCTCTTTAATGCGTCTTGCACCCATTTCATTGTTTTATGCGAACAGCCCTGCACTCGCAATTGAATATGCAGCGGCAAGTTCGCGTACAACACATGCATCGCGTATCGCTGTCGATGCCTGCCGTTTTTTTGCAGGCTTATTAGTCGGCGCATTACGTGGAGAGGCGAAACAACGATTATTAAGCCCTCGCTATAGTCCTATTCCCCATTATTGGGACGAGCATCCGTTATGCCCCGAAATTGAGGCAATTGCCTGCGGAAGTTATCAGCATAAAAATCCGCCACCACCTGAGGTAATCGCGCATTGGAGCAAATTTGATTTGCAAACCTATATCCGTGGTACAGGATTTGTAGTGAACGCATTAGAAGCCGCTTTATGGGCGTTTTATCACACAGATAATTATACGGATGGCGTGTTAAAAGCGGTTAATTTAGGTGATGATGCGGATACAACGGGCGCGATTTATGGACAATTATCAGGAGCTTTTTATGGTGAAGATGCAATTCGGGCTGATTGGTTGGCAAAGCTGGCTCAACGTGGACGAATCGTCGAATATGCAAAACAACTTGCAATGCTAGCAGATACTCATCCAGTATAG
- a CDS encoding ATP-binding protein has protein sequence MRNIFFSNFCKNALHTQSKIILFAFLLLLGFGTPLFLAGYLTINTVTYSMSKALFFKEMDSIYNKVQDAHKVLKEAGVSELDFYVTSSKEHLLDELAKHYKDNQGKLTIYDVSTKKPILGDGRLILNEADYNTILKEKQGVIQHTVNYIPSYTFYTFFTIVPEWQWIVMLSIPEHVLFVERDYYLKVTFITIIVTLFLMLFISYVFSRRISQKLQNTLKSLDSVERGDLTARIEKVDNDEFGVIQQGINHMLDRIAQVNADLKVSQERFNLAMKGTSDGLWDLDLHTGAVFYSPRWKAMLGHGEDEIGNTMSEFQRLIHPDDLDEIMQKVADYLAKKIPTYEATIRLRHKDGHYIWVLTRGIALWDETGSAYRFIGTHVDLTAQKQAEEKLREQQEFLKVVIDNIPQYLYWKDKSGHYLGCNQHFAEKAGFQSATDLIGLDDSTMPWRDQAHQLILREQEAMDNDRILKYVDTYRQIPSGVLGYFDINHIPLHDANNQVFGLLGMAEDITERKLAEIQLSEAKEAAELANRAKSTFLANMSHELRTPLNGILGYAQILGRDRRLMDDQIEGIRIIQRSGEYLLTLINDILDLSKIEADRVELYLVDFHLPSFISDIVELFEVRAHQKGISFVYEPLTPLPQGIRGDEKRLRQIIINLLGNAVKFTRYGGVTLKVSYNLDTKKMLFRIEDTGTGIDNDSLEKIFLPFHQVGDIANKAEGTGLGLSITKRLVEMMGGTLEVESTFGKGSAFTVTLVLPTSELVKPKEIIQPMIVGYEGIARKILVIDDREENRSVLRTLLTSLGFIVLEGCNGREGLEQLALQMPDIVLTDLVMPVMDGFEFARQVRNHLHLHRLPIIAVSASVFEHEQQASLEHGCNAFLPKPIKADDLFNCLQQHLNLIWIYERACADEATPIAATLDAEDNQAGIDTTMTIDLSAIDANNLHELVRQGDIQGIIDYANLLIVQNPHLKHFMEQIKRAAKDFEDEEILTLIKPYLQSTDLCTEEET, from the coding sequence ATGAGAAATATATTTTTTTCCAATTTTTGTAAAAATGCACTGCATACGCAATCAAAAATTATTTTGTTTGCATTTTTACTCCTATTGGGTTTTGGTACGCCTTTATTTTTAGCAGGCTACCTAACAATTAATACAGTGACTTACTCCATGAGTAAAGCACTATTTTTTAAAGAAATGGATTCCATCTATAACAAAGTGCAAGATGCACATAAAGTTTTAAAAGAGGCGGGGGTTAGTGAATTAGATTTTTACGTAACCTCTTCAAAAGAACATTTATTAGATGAGCTTGCAAAACATTATAAGGATAATCAGGGTAAATTAACGATTTATGATGTATCTACTAAAAAACCAATTTTAGGTGATGGTAGATTAATCTTAAATGAAGCAGATTATAATACGATTCTCAAAGAGAAACAGGGAGTTATTCAGCATACTGTTAACTATATACCCAGTTATACATTTTATACTTTCTTTACTATCGTCCCTGAATGGCAATGGATAGTAATGCTTTCTATTCCTGAACATGTTTTGTTTGTTGAGCGTGATTATTATCTAAAAGTAACTTTTATCACGATTATTGTAACACTCTTTCTGATGTTGTTTATTTCTTACGTCTTTTCTCGCCGTATTAGCCAAAAATTGCAGAATACGCTCAAGAGTCTTGATAGCGTGGAACGTGGGGATTTAACGGCTCGCATTGAAAAAGTAGATAACGATGAATTTGGCGTTATTCAGCAAGGTATTAATCACATGCTGGATCGAATTGCTCAAGTCAATGCTGACTTAAAAGTCAGTCAAGAGCGTTTTAACCTTGCGATGAAAGGCACAAGCGACGGTTTATGGGATTTGGATTTGCATACAGGAGCAGTATTTTATTCGCCTCGTTGGAAAGCGATGTTAGGTCATGGTGAAGACGAAATTGGCAATACCATGAGTGAGTTTCAACGCTTAATACATCCAGATGATTTGGATGAAATTATGCAAAAAGTGGCGGATTATCTTGCGAAAAAAATTCCTACTTATGAAGCAACAATCCGCTTACGTCATAAAGATGGGCATTATATTTGGGTTTTAACGCGCGGCATTGCTTTATGGGATGAAACAGGTAGCGCGTATCGATTTATTGGAACACACGTTGATTTAACAGCACAAAAGCAGGCTGAAGAAAAATTGCGTGAGCAACAGGAATTTTTAAAAGTTGTTATTGACAATATTCCCCAGTATTTATATTGGAAAGATAAGTCAGGACACTATTTAGGTTGCAATCAACATTTTGCCGAAAAAGCAGGCTTTCAATCTGCAACAGATTTAATTGGCTTGGATGATTCAACAATGCCATGGCGCGATCAAGCACATCAGCTTATTTTGCGAGAACAAGAAGCAATGGATAATGATAGGATTTTGAAGTATGTCGATACCTACCGCCAAATTCCATCAGGCGTATTGGGATATTTCGATATCAATCATATTCCCTTGCATGATGCAAATAATCAAGTATTTGGTTTGCTTGGTATGGCTGAGGATATTACTGAACGGAAATTAGCTGAAATTCAGTTAAGCGAAGCAAAAGAAGCGGCAGAATTGGCAAATCGGGCAAAAAGCACTTTCTTAGCCAATATGAGCCATGAATTGCGTACCCCGTTAAATGGAATTTTAGGCTATGCCCAAATTTTAGGGCGTGACCGCCGTTTGATGGATGACCAAATAGAAGGTATTCGGATTATCCAACGGAGCGGTGAATATCTACTCACGTTAATCAATGATATTTTAGACTTATCAAAGATTGAAGCGGATCGCGTTGAGTTGTATTTAGTTGATTTTCATTTACCGAGCTTTATCAGTGATATTGTGGAATTATTTGAAGTTCGTGCGCATCAAAAAGGCATTAGCTTTGTGTATGAACCCTTAACCCCTTTACCGCAGGGCATTCGTGGCGATGAAAAACGCTTGCGCCAAATTATCATTAATTTATTGGGCAATGCGGTGAAATTTACCCGTTATGGGGGGGTTACGCTTAAAGTGAGCTATAACCTTGATACGAAAAAAATGCTATTTCGTATTGAAGATACAGGCACAGGGATTGATAACGATTCGTTAGAAAAAATCTTTTTACCTTTCCATCAAGTTGGAGATATTGCGAATAAAGCGGAAGGAACAGGTTTAGGCTTATCCATTACTAAACGTCTTGTAGAAATGATGGGCGGGACTTTAGAGGTTGAAAGCACCTTTGGTAAAGGCAGTGCATTTACCGTTACCCTTGTATTACCCACAAGTGAGCTAGTGAAACCTAAAGAAATTATCCAACCAATGATTGTCGGCTATGAAGGCATTGCCCGTAAGATATTAGTGATAGACGATAGAGAAGAAAATCGTTCCGTTTTACGGACTTTATTAACATCGCTCGGTTTTATTGTTTTAGAAGGGTGCAATGGTCGAGAGGGGCTAGAACAATTAGCGTTGCAAATGCCTGATATTGTATTGACAGATTTAGTGATGCCTGTGATGGATGGCTTTGAATTTGCGCGTCAAGTGCGTAACCATCTGCATCTGCATCGATTACCCATCATTGCAGTATCTGCCAGCGTGTTTGAACATGAACAACAAGCGAGTTTAGAACATGGTTGTAATGCGTTCTTACCAAAACCAATTAAGGCAGATGATTTATTTAACTGTTTACAACAACATTTAAATCTAATATGGATTTATGAACGTGCCTGTGCAGATGAAGCTACACCAATAGCAGCAACCCTTGACGCCGAAGATAATCAGGCAGGTATAGATACAACGATGACGATAGATTTATCGGCAATAGATGCTAACAATTTACATGAGCTTGTACGACAAGGGGATATTCAGGGGATTATTGACTACGCAAATCTATTGATAGTTCAAAACCCGCATTTAAAACATTTTATGGAGCAAATTAAACGCGCGGCGAAAGACTTTGAAGATGAGGAAATCCTCACATTAATTAAGCCTTATTTACAATCTACGGATTTATGTACTGAAGAAGAAACATAG
- a CDS encoding 4a-hydroxytetrahydrobiopterin dehydratase: MKEALSVYSPEEIGQKLAAELPHWYYEEGWIRRKYKTSGWKGTLMLVNTIGHLAEVAWHHPDLTVSYAFVIVKLMTHSAKGITDKDFLLAKQIESVVLWRPTDGILEGTPDDPRFKYIKYETDS, from the coding sequence ATGAAAGAAGCGTTGTCTGTTTATAGTCCTGAAGAAATCGGGCAAAAACTAGCCGCAGAATTGCCTCATTGGTATTACGAAGAAGGATGGATACGTCGTAAGTATAAAACCAGTGGTTGGAAAGGGACTTTAATGCTGGTTAATACCATTGGACATCTGGCAGAGGTCGCATGGCATCATCCTGATTTAACCGTGTCTTATGCATTTGTTATTGTAAAATTGATGACACATTCAGCCAAAGGCATTACAGATAAAGACTTTTTACTGGCAAAACAAATAGAATCTGTCGTATTGTGGCGACCAACAGATGGCATTTTAGAAGGAACACCTGATGACCCCCGCTTTAAATACATCAAATATGAAACGGATTCATAA